Part of the Streptomyces sp. NBC_00457 genome, CGACCGCCTGGCCCACCTGCTGGGCCTGCGCCTGGTTGCTGACGATGACGAGCGGATCGCCGCTGCCCGCCGGGAAGTAGCGCTCCGAGACCTCCTGGCCGGTGATCGAGTCCGGGGTGCCGGTGAACGCGTCCGCGTTGCTGATGCCCTCGGCGCGCAGCTGGATCAGGCCGAGCGAGCAGACCGCCAGGATCAGCGCGGTCACGCCCCAGATCATGCGTGGACGGTGGGCCATACGGCGTCCCATACGGGCCCAGACGCCCCGCTCGGTCGGGTCGGGGGAGCCGTGGTGCGGGATCACCGGCCAGAAGATCCAGCGGCCGAAGATCACCAGCAGGGCCGGGAACAGCGACATCATCGCCAGCAGCGCCACGGCGACGCCGATCGCGGCGACCGGGCCGAGGCCGCGGGTCGAGTTCATCTCGGCGGCCAGCAGCACCAGCATGCTCAGCACGACCGTGGCGCCGGACGCGATCACCGCGGGCCCGGCGCGGTGCAGAGCCAGGGCCATCGCCTCGTGCCGGTCCTCGTGGCGGCGCAGTTCTTCCCGGTAGCGGGCGACCAGGAGCAGGGCATAGTCCGTCCCCGCGCCGAAGACGAGCACGGTGAGGATGCCGGCGCTCTGGCCGTTCACCGTCAGGCCCGCGTTCTCGGCGAGGAAGTAGATCAGGGCCTGTGCCGTGAACAGGGCGGCGATCACGGAGAGCAGCGGGATCAGCAGAAGGGAGGGGCTGCGGTACGTCAGCAGCAGCATGATGATGACGACGCCCATCGCGGACACCAGCAGCGTCGAGTCGATGCCCTCGAAGGCCTCGGAGAAGTCGGCGGAGGTGCCGCCCGGGCCGGTGATGTGCACGGCGAGCCCGTCGCCGCCCTCCCCGACGTCTTCCCGGATCGCGTCGACCGCGGGCGCGATGCGCTCCCAGCCCTTCTCGTCCATGGTGATCGGGACGTAGATCTGGGCGGCCCTCGGGTCGGTCTCGCGGTCGAAGGTCGGGCCACGGGTCTCGGCGCCCCGGATGCCGTGGTCGGTGAGCTGCTTGAGCTCCCGCACGTCCTCGGTGATCTGCGCCCGGTCCTGCGCGGTCAGGCCGCTCTCGCGGGCGTAGATGACGATCGCCGGGATCGTCTCGGGCCTGAAGTCCTCGGAGATCTCCAGGACTTGGGTCGATTCGGCGGACCCGGGCAGCCAGGAGGCCGCGTCGTTGTCCTGGGCGTCGGTGAGCTTCTGCGCGAAGGGCGCCGTCAGAAAGAGCACCGCCAGCCACAGCACGAGCACGACCCACTTGGCGCGGCGTCCGCACACCAGGTGTGCGATGCCCTTGGTGCCCGTCGTGATCTCGGACTTCGTCTCGGAACTGGTCCCCGTCATGGCCACCCCCGCAGCCGCCCGTGGAGCCGGTGGGCGGCCCAGCATGGCACGCCCGGCCCTCGCGGAACATCCGATGAACGTCTTAGGTACGGACCGAGGCGAACATTCGTGCCTGGACATGGGAGGCTTGGGTCATGGCCGTGCAGATCAACCCCAGCATCCTGTCCGCCGACTTCGCCCGGCTCGCCGAGGAGTCGAAGGCGGTCGACGGGGCCGACTGGCTCCACGTCGACGTCATGGACAACCATTTCGTTCCGAACCTCACGCTCGGCGTGCCGGTCGTAGAGTCGTTGGCCCGTGCGACGGACACCCCGCTGGACTGCCATCTGATGATCGAGGACCCTGATCGGTGGGCGCCTCAGTACGTCGAAGCGGGTGCCGGTTCCGTCACGTTCCATATCGAGGCGGCCTCCGCTCCGGTGCGGCTGGCCCGGGAGATCCGGGCCAAGGGTGCCCGTGCCTCCATGGCGCTCAAGCCGGCGACGCCCATCGAGCCGTACGAGGATCTGCTCCCCGAACTCGACATGCTGCTGATCATGACGGTCGAGCCGGGCTTCGGTGGCCAGGCGTTCCTCGACATCATGCTTCCGAAGATTCGCCGCACCCGCGAGTTGATCAGCAAGCACGGCCTGGAGCTGTGGCTCCAGGTCGACGGTGGAGTCTCGGCGGCCACGATCGAGCGGTGCGCGGAGGCCGGGGCCGATGTCTTCGTGGCGGGTTCGGCGGTGTACGGGGCCGCCGATCCGGCCGACGCGGTACGTGCATTGCGCACCCAGGCTCAGGCGGCCACGGCCGTCGCGTCCTGGGCGTGCGACCACTGAGCCAAGGGAACGTGAACGGCGCCCTTCCGGGCGGATCAAGTGGGCCGGATCTGCAAGGATGAACAGCGAATCCAGAGTGTGAACAGCAGTGAGGAGAGCGCCGTGTCGGCAATGTCGGCGGGCCGGTCAGCCATGCGGATGGGACCCGCTGAGCTGGTGCAGGCGGCGGCCATGGCCCGCCGCTTCTACCTCGAGGGCAAATCCAAGATCCAGATCGCCGAGGAGTTCGGCGTCAGCCGCTTCAAGGTGGCCCGGGTCCTGGAGACCGCTCTCGAACGGGATCTCGTACGGATCGAGATCCGCGTCCCGGCCGAACTGGACGCCGAGCGCTCCGACGCGCTGCGCGCCCGCTACGGCCTCAGGCATGCCGTCGTGGTCGAGTCCCCGGCCGAGGCCGAGGACTCGCCCGATCCCGAGAACCTCGGTGAGGTGGCCGCCGACCTGCTCGGCGAACTCGTCAACGAGGGCGATGTGCTCGGTCTGGCCTGGGGCCGCTCCACCATCCACATGGCCGCGGCCCTCGACCGGCTGCCGCCGTGCACCGTGGTGCAGTTGACGGGCGTGTACGACGCCGGGACCGCCGAGCGTGGTTCGGTGGAGGCTGTGCGGCGGGCCGCCCAGGTGTCGGGCGGCGACGCCCACCCCATCTACGCGCCCATGCTGCTGCCGGACGTGGCCACCGCGGCGGCGCTGCGCAACCAGACCGGGATCGCGCGGGCCTTCGAGTACTTCGACAAGGTCACGGTCGCCTGTGTCTCCATCGGCTCCTGGGAGCCGGGCATCTCGACGGTGTACGACATGCTCAGCGACGAGGAGCGGGCGCACTACTCGTCCCTCGGTGTCGCCGCCGAGACGTCCGCGCACCTCTTCGACTCCGAGGGCCGACGAGTCGGACGGGACCTGGGCGAGCGGTGCATCACGGTCAAGGCCGACCAGCTCCGCCGTATCCCCGAGGTCGTCGCGATCGCCGGCGGAGCGCGGAAGGCGGGCGCGATCGACGCGGTGCTGCGGTCGGGGCTCGTCACGAGCCTGGTGACGGACACGTCCGCGGCCGACCACCTGATGACGACGGGCTCGACGCCGCGGCCCGCGCTCAACCGGGCGGACCCCGACGGGCCCTGACGGTCCTTCAGAGCAGGGCGTGACGGGAGAGCCGTGGCAGCATCGGTCAGTTTTCAAGAAGCCGACGCCGCCGCGGCTTCCTAGCATCGAGGGTGTTCCCAGCCGATCGCGCAGAAGGATGCCTGTCATGCCGAACGCAGAGAAGTCCGCCAAGAGCACGGCCGCCACGTCGTACGACGGCTTCACGGACGAAGAGCGGGCCGCGATGAAGGAACACGCTCAGGAGCTCAAGGCCGTGCGCGGCGGGAAGCGCAAGACCAAGGCCGACGCGGAGGCCGCCGTGCTCGAGAAGATCGCCGAGATGCCGGAAGCGGACCGCGTGATCGCCGAGCGGCTGCACGCCCTCATCAAGGAGAACGCACCCGAGCTGATGCCGAAACTCTGGTACGGGATGCCCGCGTACGCCAGGAACGGCAAGGTGGTCTGCTTCGTGCAGGCCGCGGCCAAGTTCAAGTCCCGCTATCTGACGCTCGGCTTCGACGACTCGGCCACGCTCGACGACGGCACGATGTGGCCGACCGCCTTCGCCGTGACGGAATTGACCCCCGCCCACGAGAAGACGATCGCCGCACTCGTGCAGAAGGCGGTGCGCTGAGGCGCCTGCCCGGTGTCAGCGCGACTGCAGCGCGTCCAGGGCCACCGCCTGCGCGAGCATCAGGCGCCGGTCGAACCGGTCGTCCTCGATCCGGAGGACATAGTGGTCACGGAAGCGGGTCTTCTTCTCGAAGAAGCCCACGTTCCGGCCGTCCGTGTCGACGAAGTCGAAGTGGTACTTCCAGATGAAGGGCAGGTCGCCGATGAACGGCAGCAGCCCCCACACGCGCCGGAAGACGGCCAGGGCGGCGTTGCGCTCCTGAACGGTCAGGGCAGGCAGTCCCGGCTGGTCGAGGGTCCAGGTCGAGCGCAGCAGCGACTTCCCGAACTTCTTGCCGAACACGCCTATCGGCTGTCCAGCGCCGGTGACGTCGTAGGCGCTGGCGAGATCGACGACCTTGCGGGCCTTAAAGCCGGCGAAGACGGACTGCTTCGACTCGTCGGTGTAGAGGGTGACCTCTTCCTTGAACTTCATGCGCTTCTGCTCGACGAAGGCGACCTTCGCGCCGGGCCCGCCGGCGCCGTCGTCGGCGAAGATCTCGTAGCGGTTGACCATCATGGTCACCCGCTGGTGGATGTGGAACTGCCGCTGGGACTGCACAGCGCCGACGTCCATGGGCTCCCCTTCACACGATGGCGCTCGGCAGCGTACAGGCCGGGGCCGGGCGGTGGCGACGCGCTGCCGGGCCTGCGACACAATGACCACCACACCGGTGATCACTACGAACGTTCAGGGCGGTACTGAGATGACGGAAGTCGTGGTCACGCTGGACCTCGACGGGGTCACGGACAAGGGCGGCCTGATGGACCGCTGCGCCCGTGCCCTGTCGTTGCCCGACTGGTTCGGCCGCAACTGGGACGCGCTGGCCGACTCGCTCTCCGACCACACCGTCTGGCCCGACGGCGCCGTGGAACAGGGGCTGCTCGTCGTCGTACGGAACTGGCAGCCGTACGCCGCCGCGCGTCCGGGCGAGTGGGAGACCGCGCGGGAGGTGTTCGGACAGGCGGCCGACACGGCGCCGGCGCTGACCGTGGCGCTGGCTCTCGGCGGATCCTCCTGAGCCGGCGTGGGTTCCGGACGGTCACCGCTCAGACCGCCAGAGGTGTCGCTCCCCAGGGTTCGGCCCAGTCGTAGACGAGGGTCTTCGCGCCGGCCCGCCAGCGGCGCGGAGCCGTGGTGGACAGCCAGTCGAGCGGTTCCACGCCACCCGGTGTCCCGCCGTCCAGCGCGAGTCTGATGGCCGCGGCCAGGTCGGTGTCCGTGCGGTCGGTGCGTGCGGCGGGGTCCACCGAGACGAACAGAGCCGTGCCGGAACGCGCCACCAGGTCGAGGAACTGCCGGTTGAGACTCCAGTCCGTCCGCGGAGTGCAGGGCACGCAGTCCGCGTCCACGGTGAAGAACCTGTTGTGCTGGGCCAGCCGGAAGGCAAGGGTGTTCACGCCCATGCGCCGGGTCCGCTCCCAGTTGCGGCCCGATGTGTCGTCGCCGGACCGGTGTACCCGCACCAGACCCGCGGACAGATGGCCGACCGTGTTGCAGCCGATCACCACCGTGTCCCCCGCGGCCTCGTTGATCGTGCGATACAGGCGGACCAGGATCTCGGCGCTCGTGACGGACCGGTCGGCCAACGACCAGCCCGGTGAGGCGAGTTCGGCGGGGGCGCCGGCGGCGAACCGGCCGAACACGTCGTACGTCGAGAAGTCGTGCTTGATCAGTTCGTACCCCCACTGCCGGAACCGGGTCACGTCCTCGGCGACCGTCTCCAGCGCGACGTCCAGGGAAGGGTCGAGGGGGAAACCGGCGTCCCTCAGCATGCCGGGCCGGACGGCGGCGGTCTCGGTCCGGGAGAGCAGCGGCCGGAACCACAGGCCGGGCCGGGCGCCGGTCTCGGAGATCCGGGCGGCCATGTCCGCCATGTCGTCGAACACGCCTGGCAGCCCGGTGTCCCAGGGGCCGCCGGGCGCGGATCCGCCGCCCTCGGTCCAGCCGTCGTCGATCACGCAGTACGGACGGATCGTATGCCCGTCGGCGTACTCCACGACCGTCCGGGCGTCGCGCAGCACCGCGTCCGGGCCGAAGCCGCGGCCGTAGGCGTAGTACCAGTTGTTGCTGCCGACGACGGGGCCGGTGGAGGGCAGTGGGTCCGGGCTCATGACGGTGCAGAGCGCCTCGTGCGCGGCGAACGGGGTCGGGGCCGCGGCGGTCACCACGGTGGCCACGTCCAGCACACGCTCACCCGGCAGGACCGGCAGGCCGCCGCTGCGGACATCCGACCAGAGGGTGACGCCACCCTCGTCGACCGTCCAGGAGCACAGGGCGCCGGCTCCGGTCCGTACGCCCCACCCGGTCGTCGCTTCCCCGGATGCGTCGGTGATCAGGACGTACCAGGGCAGCGCGCGCTCCGGCTGCAGAGTGCGCCACTGAAGATCGCCGTAGCCGCGTTCCCAGGCGTCTCCCAGGATCCGCGCGTCGGCGGGCGTGCTGTGCCTCCAGCGCAGCACGATCCGCGACAGGCCCTCGGCGCCCGCGCGGGCCCGCACCCGCAGTCCGCCGGCCGCCCGCTCGGCGGTGACCCGGGTGCCGCGCACCGTCCAGACGCCTTCGGTGGCCGACATCGCCGTGTGCGGACGGGTGTCGTCGGTCATGACGTGGACGGCGTCGGGCAGGCGCAGCACGGCGGGCTCCTCGGTGTGGGGACGGTGACGGCGCTGGTCAGGCGGGCCCGCCGGCCGCGGTGGGGGCGGTGGGCAGCGTCCGCAGGTGGACGGGGAACAGTTCCCGTACGCCGCCCCCGCACAGGTCGAGGGCGAGTTCGCAGAACATGGCGTTGGCCCAGCCGAACCAGTCCCGGGTGTAGCGGCCGGGGTCGTCGACATGGAAGCTCTCGTGCATCAGGCCGGTGCCGGCCGTCGTGGCCGCCAGTGTCTCCAGGGCCTGTGCCGCGGCGTTCTCGTCGCCGGTCAGGCCCGCGGTGGCGAGCGCCAGCGGCCAGACGTGACCGTCCGGAGTGTGCGCACTGCCGACGCCTGACGCGTGACGGCCGCTGAAGAAGGACGGGTTCGACGGGGAGAGCACCAGAGTGCGGGTGGCCTGATAGAGCGGGTCCTCCGCAGTGCACCAGCCGCTCAGGGGAAGACTCAGCAGGCTGGGGAGGTTGGCGTCGTCGCCGAGCAGCACCGCGCCGAGGCCGTCCACCTCGTAGGCGAGGACGGCTGTGCCGTCTGCTTCGACCACCGCGTCCGCCAGGATTCCGGCGTCGATCTCGGCGGCCAGCGTGCGGGATTCCTGGGCCAGTTCCGTGTCACGGAGGGCGGACGAGGCCAGTTCGGCCAGCCCGTGCAGGGTCGCGGACGCCAGCGCGTTGGCAGGGACGAGGTAGCCGTGCCGACAGCGATCGTCGCTCGGCCTGAAGCCCGACCAGGTCATGCCGTTCCGCCGGACGCCGGCTCCGCGGCCCTCCTGGGGAAGGCTGTCACCGGCGAAGGGACCGGACGGCCGGATGAACCGGTAGGGCGAATCCGCGTGGGACTGCTCCGCCCGCCACATCCGTACGATCGTCCAGGCGGCGCGGTGGAAGGCGTCGTCGAGGTGGTCCTCACGACCGCTCGCCCGCCGGATCGCGTACGCCAGCTGCAACGGCGCGCAGAGGGAGTCGAGTTCGTACTTGCGCTCCCACACCCATGCGCCCGGTGCGGGCCGGTCACCGGGTTCGCCGTGCGCGCCGGTGGGTCCGTCGTTGAAGGCGTTGGCGTACGGGTCCTGCAGGACGCAGCGGATCTGGCGGCGGGACACGCCGGCCAGCACGTCGCCGACCGCCGGATCCGTGGCCAGGGCGAGGTAGGGGCGCACCTGGGCCGTGCTGTCGCGCAGCCACATCGCCGGGATGTCTCCGGTTCTGACGAAGACCTCCGGGACCTGAGATGGCTCAGTGCCCCAACTCATCGATGTGGTCCAGGTGTTGGTCAGGCAACTCTCGACGATGTCCGCCGCCGGGCTG contains:
- a CDS encoding MMPL family transporter, producing the protein MTGTSSETKSEITTGTKGIAHLVCGRRAKWVVLVLWLAVLFLTAPFAQKLTDAQDNDAASWLPGSAESTQVLEISEDFRPETIPAIVIYARESGLTAQDRAQITEDVRELKQLTDHGIRGAETRGPTFDRETDPRAAQIYVPITMDEKGWERIAPAVDAIREDVGEGGDGLAVHITGPGGTSADFSEAFEGIDSTLLVSAMGVVIIMLLLTYRSPSLLLIPLLSVIAALFTAQALIYFLAENAGLTVNGQSAGILTVLVFGAGTDYALLLVARYREELRRHEDRHEAMALALHRAGPAVIASGATVVLSMLVLLAAEMNSTRGLGPVAAIGVAVALLAMMSLFPALLVIFGRWIFWPVIPHHGSPDPTERGVWARMGRRMAHRPRMIWGVTALILAVCSLGLIQLRAEGISNADAFTGTPDSITGQEVSERYFPAGSGDPLVIVSNQAQAQQVGQAVAATEGVVPESLGLPPGTKPSFEGKVLFEATMTDPADSEAAKQTVERVRDAVHAVPDADAQVGGGTAALLDMDEATTHDNILIIPLVLVVVLLILCVLLRALIAPLLLIGTVILSFAAALGISALAFRHVFDYAGESTDFPLFVFVFLVALGIDYNIFLTTRIREEAARQGTRAGVITGLAATGAVITSAGLVLAGTFAALGTLPMVAFAEIGFTVALGVLLDTFIVRSILVTSLFLDVGPKVWWPHRLAKEDGQAMAGEPAVGPDSERPIPRG
- the rpe gene encoding ribulose-phosphate 3-epimerase, giving the protein MAVQINPSILSADFARLAEESKAVDGADWLHVDVMDNHFVPNLTLGVPVVESLARATDTPLDCHLMIEDPDRWAPQYVEAGAGSVTFHIEAASAPVRLAREIRAKGARASMALKPATPIEPYEDLLPELDMLLIMTVEPGFGGQAFLDIMLPKIRRTRELISKHGLELWLQVDGGVSAATIERCAEAGADVFVAGSAVYGAADPADAVRALRTQAQAATAVASWACDH
- a CDS encoding sugar-binding transcriptional regulator codes for the protein MNSSEESAVSAMSAGRSAMRMGPAELVQAAAMARRFYLEGKSKIQIAEEFGVSRFKVARVLETALERDLVRIEIRVPAELDAERSDALRARYGLRHAVVVESPAEAEDSPDPENLGEVAADLLGELVNEGDVLGLAWGRSTIHMAAALDRLPPCTVVQLTGVYDAGTAERGSVEAVRRAAQVSGGDAHPIYAPMLLPDVATAAALRNQTGIARAFEYFDKVTVACVSIGSWEPGISTVYDMLSDEERAHYSSLGVAAETSAHLFDSEGRRVGRDLGERCITVKADQLRRIPEVVAIAGGARKAGAIDAVLRSGLVTSLVTDTSAADHLMTTGSTPRPALNRADPDGP
- a CDS encoding iron chaperone, whose translation is MPNAEKSAKSTAATSYDGFTDEERAAMKEHAQELKAVRGGKRKTKADAEAAVLEKIAEMPEADRVIAERLHALIKENAPELMPKLWYGMPAYARNGKVVCFVQAAAKFKSRYLTLGFDDSATLDDGTMWPTAFAVTELTPAHEKTIAALVQKAVR
- a CDS encoding barstar family protein; its protein translation is MTEVVVTLDLDGVTDKGGLMDRCARALSLPDWFGRNWDALADSLSDHTVWPDGAVEQGLLVVVRNWQPYAAARPGEWETAREVFGQAADTAPALTVALALGGSS
- a CDS encoding glycoside hydrolase family 125 protein, which encodes MWAVPESLRTLGRRLATELRGSPAADIVESCLTNTWTTSMSWGTEPSQVPEVFVRTGDIPAMWLRDSTAQVRPYLALATDPAVGDVLAGVSRRQIRCVLQDPYANAFNDGPTGAHGEPGDRPAPGAWVWERKYELDSLCAPLQLAYAIRRASGREDHLDDAFHRAAWTIVRMWRAEQSHADSPYRFIRPSGPFAGDSLPQEGRGAGVRRNGMTWSGFRPSDDRCRHGYLVPANALASATLHGLAELASSALRDTELAQESRTLAAEIDAGILADAVVEADGTAVLAYEVDGLGAVLLGDDANLPSLLSLPLSGWCTAEDPLYQATRTLVLSPSNPSFFSGRHASGVGSAHTPDGHVWPLALATAGLTGDENAAAQALETLAATTAGTGLMHESFHVDDPGRYTRDWFGWANAMFCELALDLCGGGVRELFPVHLRTLPTAPTAAGGPA